In Archaeoglobus profundus DSM 5631, the sequence TCGTCATCCCAAACTTCAGCTTTGATACCGGGGAACGGTTTTGTAGCAGAACCGGGCTTGAGCTTTGTTACACCCGGTAGTGGGGTTATCATTATCATTCCAGTTTCGGTCTGCCACCACGTATCTACTATCGGACATCTTTCTCCACCAATGACTCTGTAGTACCACTTCCAAGCCTCCGGATTTATTGGCTCACCAACTGTTCCCAAGAGTCTGAGCGATGAAAGATCGTGCTTCTTCGGCCACTCTTCGCCAAGTCGCATGAAGTATCTTATTGCTGTTGGAGCTGTGTAGAATACCGTTACTCCGTAGTACTCTATTATGCTCCACCATCTGTCGGGCTTGGGATAATCCGGAGCTCCTTCGTACATGAGTACTGTCGCACCGTTGCTCAACGGCCCATAAACAACGTAGCTATGCCCTGTTATCCAGCCTATGTCAGCAGTACACCAGTAGATGTCGTCATCCTTTATGTCAAATATCCACTTCGTTGTTATGTGCGTTCCTACGTTGTAACCTCCATGAACGTGCAAAACTCCCTTAGGCTTGCCAGTCGTTCCAGATGTGTATAGTATGAAGAGTGGATCTTCGGAGTCCATCACCTCTGGTTCACACTTCCAAGATGAACCGTATTGAACGTCGTCCCACCAGAAATCTCTATCCTCCACCATGTTAACATCCAATCCGAGTCTGTCGTAAACTATAACGTGCTCAACACTTGGAGCATCTTCTAAAGCCTCGTCAACTATCTTTTTAGTCTCTACAATCTTACCTCTTCTGTAAAATCCGTCCATTGTTATTACAACCTTAGCCTTAGCATCATTTATCCTGTCTCTTAAAGCCATGGATGAGAATCCTCCAAACACAACACTATGAATTGCACCTATTCTTGCACAAGCCAACATTGCAACTACAAGCTCTGGAACCATACCCATGTAGATCGTGACTCTATCTCCCTTCCTAACACCCAAGTTCTTAAGAGCGTTTGCAAATCTGCACACCCTTCTGTAGAGCTCGTAGTATGTTATGACTCTCTTATCATTCTCTGGCTCACCCTGCCATATTATGGCGGCCTTGTTCTTCCTCCAAGTTTTAACGTGCCTATCAAGGCAGTTGTGAGTGATGTTTATCTTTCCTCCTATGAACCACTTGTAAAACGGTGCGTTGCTATCATCAAGAACCTTCTTGTACGGTTCAAACCACTCCACCTCTGTTCTGGCTATCTCATCCCAGAATGCGATCCAGTCCTTCTCAGCTTTCTCGTAAATTGACTCATCCTTTACCCAAGCCTTCTCTCTGAACTCCTTTGGTGGTTCATAAACCTCTTCAACCTTTAACAGGGATTCAATCGACTTATCCTTTTTCATCAAACCCCTCCTTTTTATCACGTTCTATCGTGATAAAATCATGTGTAGTATTTAACATTTTTCACCGCTTCAGCGATTCAATACTACGCAGGATAGGTGCAGACTAAATAATATAATACATCGAAGATTGCAAGGCAAATGTCGATGTAGTGAGAAGGCTATGTGATTACAAGGTTAGGAAATTCTGAAAAAGCTCTAATGTTGCAATCTTTATGGATTTGAAATTATCTGAGTCCTGAAATAATGGTAAGACAAGCTTGTTTCATTATTTCTGAACTTTCCCTTTCCACGTTTCCTTTATTTTCTTTTTGGTAGGAATTATTTTTGCATAAGGACAATCCTTAGGCCTTGCCTCGTTTTCGGGACACAGTCCTAAGTTGTATCCTCTGCATCCAATGTTCTCGAAAATTTCGGGGTAAATCTTCACAACGATGTCGTAAATCTTTTGAGCCAATTCACGAATTTCTGGCGCCGCCCTCTTGCATAATCTCAAACCCAAGAAGTTTATCAATGATCTCGCATTTATAGTCCAAACATAGTGAGTGTGTGTAGCCATTGGCAGAACGTATCTCGCTACTTCTCTAGCTTTTTCCTTACTGTATCCTTTTTCAATCATTTTGTCAAATACTTTGACGTAATGCTCCCTCGCACTTTCCATAGCCTGTTTGAACATCTCAACGAGCTCAGGATCGTTTCTGATTGGAGGAGGAATTACATAGCCAAAATTCCTTTCATCATGATATCTCGTTGATCGAGCGGTATGGCTAGCAATTCTATGTTCCAAAAGCTCCCTACTTAAAGCTACACTAATTTCGCTAACATCAAAGGTAAAAACGATGTGCTCCAAAACACTGCTGTAGTCATTTTCAACAACCATCCTTACGACTTCCTCATCCGAAATGTCTGGTGGAATTCCACTAACTCTGCAGCTTTCAGCTATCAGCTTAATCCCATCTGGCGTGTATCTCAAAAGTTCAACTTTGACCATGAACAGAGTTAACTGTATCACTTTAAGGTTTTTGTCAACTTCGCTTAAATAGCTTAAATTATCCTCCACGGTGGAATTAGCCAAGAAACATACGAAATTATCCAAACAGCCCAAACAATAACAGCGGTGGTAATGTTCAATGCTATTAGAAAAACAGGAACGAAAAGGAATATCAATCCCATAGACAGTTGAAAAAGGATTATTTTCCTTAGAGAGTTATCGAATCTTGACTTAATTATAAAGCCATCCAAAATGTACATAACCAATGAAAGGTAGTATACAATGAGTACAGACGATATCGTCACTTGGTTAAATGCGTTGAGGAGCTCGTTGCACACTGCCTTATCTACTTTGAAGAAACCGCATGTATATCCCCACAAATATGATGAAGTAAAAACAGTTGTCACAAAAAATAATTGGAACACTTAAGCCAATCCATACAAGCGCGTAATTTCTAACCCAATCAACGAAATTCTCAGCTTTTCGCTCCCTGCTCAATGCCTGAGCATAAAACAGGATTACGAATGTCAAAATTATGAAAGCTAAACCTATAAACTGAGTATGCAGGCTTACAAGGCTTAAATTTAAGTCGTGCAAACTTAAATTGGTTGCATTCATTCTATCTCCTCGTAAACCTCACTGAGTAGCTTTGCAAGTCTGACCTTAACAAAATTCTCGAACTTCTCGTTTAGCTTAATTCCTCCCTCCCTCACTTCAACCACTCCAAGCTCTAAAGCCCTATCAAATTCTACACCCCTACCAAATCTCTTCTGAGACATATCAACTATCTCCTTGAACCTTTCAACGTAGCTCCTATCAATTTCACAGAAACTCATGCTCGAAAGTACACTTGCTACTTCTCTCGGTGTTCTGTACACTACTCCTAAGAATGTTCCGTAAACATCGTGAACGGGACATCTGAAAGCCAAACCCATTCTTGCCAACTCTTCAAATAGCTCAACCACGTCATTGTAAAGCACGGTGTAGCAGAGGGCTGAACACAGACCTTCCAAAGGAGTTCTACCTCTTGCAAGCTTAATTAAGCTGTGAGCATCGATTCTGGCTATTAGATCATAGAAGTTTGAAGTGCTTTCGAAGTCTATATCTCTAACGACCATTCCTCTTCTATCTGATAGACCCATAACCGCTACGAAGAGCTTTCCAAAGCCGAATTTTTTTGCGATTTTGTAGATTTTACCTTCATCGATTCTATCGTAAATGGCACATTTTGCAATTCTGACTCCATCTAAGGTTAGTGAGGCTGTAATATTCTTCGGCTTAACGATCTCCTTAGTTTCCCTTACAATTAAGCCCATCTCGTTCAGATATGGAAACAGTGCAGAATACGGGACTTTTTGCTCCGTACTCTCTAAAGCTTGACCAGCTGTGTATAGGAATACAATGGCTTCAATCAACTTCTTTCCGATCGTTCTCCCGTATCTATCGCACATGAACGCAAAAGCCTTCTCGTAGAACGCTTTATCTCGATCAACGTAACTTTTCAACCAATCTTCGTAGGGTGTGAAATCTTTGGAAAGTACCGTTGAGAATGCTCTGTGAACGTTGTCTAAAGTCGTGAAGATTACGTCATCCTCAACATTCTTGAAATTTGTAACTACTACACATTTGCCCAACTTCCTGTACCTCTCAGCGTTGGGATGCATCGAAATATCGCAGATCAACTTCTCTCTGCCTAAGCATAAAACGTCTACCCATCCCAAGCTCGTTCTGTAATACAGCTTAGGCCTTAAGCCAGCTTCCTTCACAGAATCCTTGATATATTCCAGAATTAACCTCATTTCGACACCTCTAAGTAGTCAATATAATAAGCATCGACAAAATCGTAGAGGTTAAGCCTTTTGGCAACTTCAACTGCTATAATGTGGGCACACGGCTTTTGGAACTTGAGATTGAGTTGAAAGTCCCTACATGTGCAAAACCATTCATCAACTATGTACTCTTCACCGCCTACAACGATAAAGAAGTCTTTATACTTCTTTACTCTTCTTTCCACAACGTATCTGAACGCCTTTTTTCCTCTCTTCCCGTAAAATCTAACAAGAGCTTTGTAGAGATCGAGACTTAAGCCTTTCTTGAGAGCCTCCTCAACTTCTCTAACCAATTCCACAGTCCAACTTCTACCCTGAGTTAAATTTTTTTGCTCGTAACTAAACTTGGTTCATGAAGAAGGCAGTAATTCTATTGCTGGCATTCATGCTAATTATCTTTCCAGTGAACGCAAAGACCGTTAACATAAAAGCAGTTGCTGTTAAGAGCGGTGAGAAGCCAGAAGGAGCTGTTATAGATATAACCGTAACAGTCACAGACGGTGAAGGAAAAGTCTTCGTTTCAACTTCGCCATACACAGAGATAGATATGCAGGGATCGGCTCAACTTGCAGCTTTAACCGCTTGCGATCTCTTAGGGCTGGATTTTACGAAGTACAACTTCTATTACGAAATAGAGGCGGATGCACCAATCGTCGGAGGTCCTTCGGCTGGCGGAGTCATGACAGTTGCAACAATCTGTGTCCTCAAGAATCTCACACCCAGAAGCGATGTATTCATGACCGGAATGATATACCCTGATGGATATATAGGCCCAGTTGGCGGTATTCCTTACAAGCTTGAAGCTGCTGCCAAATCAGGGGCAAAAATATTTCTGATTCCAGAAGGACAGAGAATAGTTTACATAACTAAGACAGTTGAAGAGAAGAAAGGACCATTCGTCTTCATAAGGCAGGTTACCGAGCCTGTTGATGTTGTGGAGCTTGGAAAGAATTTGGGCGTTAAAGTAATAGAAGTTGAGACGATTGAACAAGCTCTGTGGTATTACACTGGCTATACAATTTCGAAACCACAGCTGAAAATAAATCTAGCCAAGTATTCTGATATTTTGAAGATTCTTGCAACAAAGATGGAAAACGAGACGATAAATCTCAGGAATGTTGTTGGTGAGGTTAAAGAGGCTGATGAACTGATTGAGAAAGCCAAAAGGCATCTGGAAGAGAGGTATTACTACACGGCAACATCTGAATTCTTTCAGGCGAAAATAATTCTAAGAAAGGAATATTATTCAAAAACTTTGAAGAGTGATGAAGACTTAGAGAATGCGTTTAAGGACGTCGAATCTGAGATAGCAGAACTCAAGAACTACCTTAGGGAAGTCGAGGACAATGTGGGTGTTGAGTCATTCCAGATAGTGGGTGCTGGGGAGGAGAGAGTTGCATGGGCTGAGAAGTACCTTGAGAATGCCAAGGCATCTGGAAATTGGTACTCCGCTATAGACTATTTGGCTCTTGCGAAGGAGAGAGTCGAGAGTGCTAAAGTCTGGCTTTCCCTACTTCAAACGATAGAGGAAGATGTTCCTCTAAATAAAGGGGAGTTAAAGAAGAGGACTGAATTCTACATAAGAATAGTGCAGTCTCTGATAGTCTACGCAAATTCAGTAGGAGGGTATAGCAACTTGATAGATCGGGCGGAGCAGTCCCTCCAAATAGCTCAGAATCTCTACAATGATGGATTCTACTCTGGAGCCCAGATAGCATGTATGGATTCGATGGTGGAGGCTGGTTTGGCTGTAGAACTGATCGCTCCGAGTAGTGTTTTTGAGGACATTTTGAAGTCAAAGCTTGAAAGGGTAGAAAAAGCAGCAGAAACTTCTATAGCTGAAATAGAGCAAGCTGTAACGCCAATACTCCCCGTTGCATACTTCGAATTTGCAAAGAGCTATTATGAAAGCTATATGAGTACAAACGATGTTAGAGATGCCGTCTACGCTCTGATATACTACAAGCTCTCAGAGAGGTTAGCTAAAGTCATGCTACTGGTTTCAAAGGCTTACGAGGAGAGGCAAATTATCAAGACGGAAATTCCACCATTTACGCCTTCAGAGTATAGCAAGACATCGATAGAAAGGATAGAGTACATAGAAGTCCCGGGATATTCTGCTCTAGTCTGTGTAATTGCAGTGGGATTAGCATACTATAAGCGCAAGAAGTCCAGAAGATAATGTTGCAAGCAGATTTACGCCAGCGTTATTCAAAAATCCCTTTCTTTCAAGCGTAGCTCCTAAAACACTGTCTACGTGAACACCAAAGAATCCCAGAATTGTTGCAACGATCAAACCTCTCAAATCTATTACACCTAAGAGAAAAGCAATTAAAGAGATTATAAAACAGCCCAAGAAGGCTGAAACCTCTCCAATTAATGATATCCCCCCACTTTCACCGGGTTTAACTTTTTTGAAATTTGTTATGAGGTAAACGTTGTCTGCAGTCTTACCTATTTCGCTTGCCATGGTATCTCCCAAAGCTGTGGCAATCGATGCTGTAAAGGCAACTGAAAAAGCCTCCATCCTGAAGACGCCATAGTTCATGGCGAAGAATAGAGCTGGTAAGCTGTTACTGAAAACGTTAGCAAACCCCCTTGCACCTCCAGCCTGCTCCGCAATGCCCCTCTCAACTTTCAGGCTATATCTGTACTTTGTTACGGCCGAACCGACCACGTAGAATGTGAGCAAAACTAGGAAGTATCTTATGTCCGTATAGACTATTGTTATTAGTCCTATGAGTGTTGCGCTCATTAAACCGCTCTCATCTGCTATTTTAGCCTTCAAAGCTAGGAGACTTAGGATAAAAGATAGTACAAACGCTAAAGCGATCTGCCAGAGCGGAGCATTTAGTGCATAGACGTGGAAGACAGCTAAAGATGTTGAGACTGCGAGGAGGATTAGCATAGGCTTGGCCTTGATACTCTCCATAAGAGAAGCGGAAAGAGAAGCTATTAGAGCTAGGAGAATGATATAGTTAATTTCCCAGTTTAGGAATACGTTGAGGTAGAGGAGATATGCCAATGATAACGCAAAGTAGACTGCAATTGAGGATATAGCTCCTCTTACAAACCTGTGACCGATAAGTATGAATATCGATGTAAAAGAAACAACATTGGAAAGACCGATCTTGGTGAGCAAAAGCAAGATGAGAGATAGAAACACGGCATCAAAGTCCTTGTATTTCCTGATGTGAGCGGTAACAGTAGCAATTACAGCGAGGAGGATTACCAAATCCGTTGAAAGGGGTGATATCAACATTGATAGGGATAGTATCTCGAGCATGGCGTTGGTTGGATGGACTATTTAAAAACGTATCAGATTTCCTTTTGAGAGTTTACATCAAAAAGCTCGAAAGAGAATTGATGAAAGGAAGGATGCCCAAACACATAATGATAGTTGCTGATGAGAACTTCCTAAACAGGTTGCAAGAGTTTGTAAGGTGGTGCAAGAAGTTTGGAGTTGAAGAGCTGACCGTCTGCGTGAGAAGAGGGGAAAAGAAAGTCGAAACTAGTCTTTTGAATGGTGTGAAAGTTAACTACGTCATAGGTTACAGCGGGAAGGATGAGATAGTTGATGCTGTGAGAGAGCTTGCTAGACTTGTCGATAAAGGTGTTTTGAAGGCTGAAGATGTTGATGAAAAAGTTGTTGAAAGATTTTTGAAGATAAGAAGCTCTCCGGATTTGATAATAAACGTTGGAGACGAAATTCCCGAATTTCTCATATGGCAAAGCATATACAGCGAGCTTTATTTCGCTGACATAAGCCAGTTCAGGTACGTAGACTTTTTAAGGTGTTTGAGGGATTATCAGAGGAGGGAGAGAAGGTATGGGCGTTGAAGAAAAGCTCCTGAAAATGGTAAGGGTAATAGCGGATTATCAGTTTGGTAGAGGAGCGGGGAAAGCTCTGTTCCCTGACAAGTGTAAATTCGTTTTATCTCCAACGACTGGGAAGGTCAGGCAGATCAAGTATGAGGGTGTTAGGCTTGCAACGCTTAAAGCCGACACGGGACTTTTCACACTCAGCATAGAGGGAGCCAAGAGATTGCATCGAGCTTTTGATTATCCCAAGCTTAGGGTTGTAGTTTTGAAAGACGTTGCAGAGTTTATAGCAAAGGGAAGAAACGTATTTGCGAAGCATGTTGTTAATGTTGATGAAAGCATAAGAGCCAATGACGAGGTTTTGGTCGTCGATGAGGATGATAACCTCTTGGCAACGGGAAGAGCCGTTTTGAGTGCTAGGGAAATGATGGAATTCGACAGAGGTATGGCTGTAATGGTTAGGCAAGGGATCAAACAATAAACTTAAATACTACCTCCAAAATGCCCGTTATGAGAGAGATCGTTAAGGAAGTGGCAGAGCTCATAAGAGTTGGAG encodes:
- a CDS encoding TIGR00297 family protein — encoded protein: MLEILSLSMLISPLSTDLVILLAVIATVTAHIRKYKDFDAVFLSLILLLLTKIGLSNVVSFTSIFILIGHRFVRGAISSIAVYFALSLAYLLYLNVFLNWEINYIILLALIASLSASLMESIKAKPMLILLAVSTSLAVFHVYALNAPLWQIALAFVLSFILSLLALKAKIADESGLMSATLIGLITIVYTDIRYFLVLLTFYVVGSAVTKYRYSLKVERGIAEQAGGARGFANVFSNSLPALFFAMNYGVFRMEAFSVAFTASIATALGDTMASEIGKTADNVYLITNFKKVKPGESGGISLIGEVSAFLGCFIISLIAFLLGVIDLRGLIVATILGFFGVHVDSVLGATLERKGFLNNAGVNLLATLSSGLLALIVC
- a CDS encoding SWIM zinc finger family protein gives rise to the protein MELVREVEEALKKGLSLDLYKALVRFYGKRGKKAFRYVVERRVKKYKDFFIVVGGEEYIVDEWFCTCRDFQLNLKFQKPCAHIIAVEVAKRLNLYDFVDAYYIDYLEVSK
- a CDS encoding undecaprenyl diphosphate synthase family protein, whose protein sequence is MIGIVSRAWRWLDGLFKNVSDFLLRVYIKKLERELMKGRMPKHIMIVADENFLNRLQEFVRWCKKFGVEELTVCVRRGEKKVETSLLNGVKVNYVIGYSGKDEIVDAVRELARLVDKGVLKAEDVDEKVVERFLKIRSSPDLIINVGDEIPEFLIWQSIYSELYFADISQFRYVDFLRCLRDYQRRERRYGR
- a CDS encoding S16 family serine protease yields the protein MKKAVILLLAFMLIIFPVNAKTVNIKAVAVKSGEKPEGAVIDITVTVTDGEGKVFVSTSPYTEIDMQGSAQLAALTACDLLGLDFTKYNFYYEIEADAPIVGGPSAGGVMTVATICVLKNLTPRSDVFMTGMIYPDGYIGPVGGIPYKLEAAAKSGAKIFLIPEGQRIVYITKTVEEKKGPFVFIRQVTEPVDVVELGKNLGVKVIEVETIEQALWYYTGYTISKPQLKINLAKYSDILKILATKMENETINLRNVVGEVKEADELIEKAKRHLEERYYYTATSEFFQAKIILRKEYYSKTLKSDEDLENAFKDVESEIAELKNYLREVEDNVGVESFQIVGAGEERVAWAEKYLENAKASGNWYSAIDYLALAKERVESAKVWLSLLQTIEEDVPLNKGELKKRTEFYIRIVQSLIVYANSVGGYSNLIDRAEQSLQIAQNLYNDGFYSGAQIACMDSMVEAGLAVELIAPSSVFEDILKSKLERVEKAAETSIAEIEQAVTPILPVAYFEFAKSYYESYMSTNDVRDAVYALIYYKLSERLAKVMLLVSKAYEERQIIKTEIPPFTPSEYSKTSIERIEYIEVPGYSALVCVIAVGLAYYKRKKSRR
- a CDS encoding PUA domain-containing protein, translating into MGVEEKLLKMVRVIADYQFGRGAGKALFPDKCKFVLSPTTGKVRQIKYEGVRLATLKADTGLFTLSIEGAKRLHRAFDYPKLRVVVLKDVAEFIAKGRNVFAKHVVNVDESIRANDEVLVVDEDDNLLATGRAVLSAREMMEFDRGMAVMVRQGIKQ
- the acs gene encoding acetate--CoA ligase; translation: MKKDKSIESLLKVEEVYEPPKEFREKAWVKDESIYEKAEKDWIAFWDEIARTEVEWFEPYKKVLDDSNAPFYKWFIGGKINITHNCLDRHVKTWRKNKAAIIWQGEPENDKRVITYYELYRRVCRFANALKNLGVRKGDRVTIYMGMVPELVVAMLACARIGAIHSVVFGGFSSMALRDRINDAKAKVVITMDGFYRRGKIVETKKIVDEALEDAPSVEHVIVYDRLGLDVNMVEDRDFWWDDVQYGSSWKCEPEVMDSEDPLFILYTSGTTGKPKGVLHVHGGYNVGTHITTKWIFDIKDDDIYWCTADIGWITGHSYVVYGPLSNGATVLMYEGAPDYPKPDRWWSIIEYYGVTVFYTAPTAIRYFMRLGEEWPKKHDLSSLRLLGTVGEPINPEAWKWYYRVIGGERCPIVDTWWQTETGMIMITPLPGVTKLKPGSATKPFPGIKAEVWDDEGNPCPPNVGGKLVITRPWPSMLRTLWGDPDRYIKTYWSAFEGKLVYFTGDGAKIDEDGYFWIMGRIDDVLNVSGHRLGTMELESVLVAHKAVSEAAVIGKPHDIKGEVPVAFVVLKDGYEPSVELKRELREWVRKKIGPIATPEEIIFVTKLPKTRSGKIMRRLLRAVLAGQPLGDVTTLEDEKALEEIKKSYEELKRALEEQI
- the thyX gene encoding FAD-dependent thymidylate synthase, with translation MVKVELLRYTPDGIKLIAESCRVSGIPPDISDEEVVRMVVENDYSSVLEHIVFTFDVSEISVALSRELLEHRIASHTARSTRYHDERNFGYVIPPPIRNDPELVEMFKQAMESAREHYVKVFDKMIEKGYSKEKAREVARYVLPMATHTHYVWTINARSLINFLGLRLCKRAAPEIRELAQKIYDIVVKIYPEIFENIGCRGYNLGLCPENEARPKDCPYAKIIPTKKKIKETWKGKVQK